A genomic window from Mesorhizobium sp. 131-2-1 includes:
- a CDS encoding ABC transporter ATP-binding protein produces the protein MSAPLIEMRGITKSFGAVRANEAVDLSVAPGEILGLLGENGAGKTTLMNVLFGAYAPDAGEILVDGRPVTIRSSADALAAGIGMVHQHFHLAPRLTVLENLLIGIPGKSGRIDRAGGLARLKEIGSQHGLSLDPALPVSALSVGEQQRLEIIKALFRGAKLLILDEPTAVLAPSEVDGLFAALRSMAGQGLGIIFISHKLNEVRALTHRCVVLRHGRVAGRVDDPANTTSSAMAQLMCGHEIVPPARGPSTPGATVLALDGISSSGHSGTTLQDVSLSVRAGEILGIAGVSGNGQRALADVISGMLAPGAGAMTIAGKAVTQFSPRAVQALGLGRIPEDRMTTGLVTNLPLADSMVLPRIGTEAFSRKGLLNPGAIRAFAEEQIKAYDIRCPGPMTRAGALSGGNLQKALLARELAFDPKVLIVSQPTRGLDIGAARFIHEKFLAMRAKGCGIVVIGEDLEELLMLSDRIAVMYEGRIAGTLASADASVARLGLMMTGAEGHA, from the coding sequence ACGACGCTGATGAACGTGCTGTTCGGCGCCTATGCGCCGGATGCCGGCGAGATCCTGGTCGACGGCAGGCCGGTGACCATCCGCAGCTCGGCCGATGCGCTGGCCGCCGGCATCGGCATGGTGCACCAGCATTTTCATCTGGCGCCGCGGCTGACGGTGTTGGAAAACCTTTTGATCGGCATTCCCGGCAAGTCCGGCCGCATCGACCGCGCCGGCGGGCTGGCGCGGCTGAAGGAGATCGGCAGCCAGCATGGGCTGAGCCTCGATCCCGCCCTGCCGGTCTCGGCGCTGTCGGTCGGCGAACAGCAGCGGCTGGAGATCATCAAGGCGCTGTTTCGCGGCGCCAAGCTGCTGATCCTCGACGAGCCGACGGCGGTGCTGGCGCCGAGCGAGGTCGATGGCCTGTTCGCTGCCTTGCGGTCGATGGCGGGCCAGGGGCTCGGCATCATCTTCATCTCGCACAAGCTCAACGAAGTCAGGGCGCTGACGCATCGCTGCGTGGTGCTGCGTCATGGTCGTGTCGCCGGCCGCGTCGACGATCCCGCCAACACGACGTCGTCCGCCATGGCGCAATTGATGTGCGGCCATGAGATCGTGCCGCCGGCCAGAGGACCCTCGACGCCGGGCGCGACGGTGCTTGCCCTCGACGGCATTTCCTCGTCGGGTCACTCCGGCACTACGCTGCAAGATGTGTCGCTGTCGGTGCGGGCGGGCGAGATCCTCGGCATCGCCGGCGTTTCAGGCAACGGCCAGCGGGCGCTGGCCGACGTCATCTCCGGCATGCTGGCGCCCGGTGCCGGCGCGATGACGATAGCCGGCAAAGCAGTCACGCAGTTCTCGCCTCGCGCGGTGCAGGCGCTCGGTCTCGGCCGCATCCCGGAAGACCGGATGACGACCGGGCTGGTGACCAACCTGCCGCTTGCCGATTCCATGGTGCTGCCGCGCATCGGCACCGAGGCGTTCAGCCGTAAAGGGCTGCTCAATCCCGGCGCCATCCGCGCCTTCGCCGAGGAGCAGATCAAGGCCTATGACATACGCTGCCCTGGGCCGATGACGCGCGCCGGCGCGCTGTCCGGCGGCAATCTGCAGAAGGCGCTTTTGGCTCGCGAGCTCGCCTTCGATCCGAAGGTGCTGATCGTCTCGCAGCCGACACGCGGGCTCGACATCGGCGCCGCCCGCTTCATCCACGAGAAGTTCCTTGCCATGCGCGCCAAGGGCTGCGGCATCGTCGTCATCGGCGAAGACCTTGAGGAATTGCTGATGCTCTCCGACCGCATCGCGGTGATGTATGAGGGCCGTATCGCCGGAACGCTCGCCAGCGCGGACGCCAGCGTCGCAAGGCTCGGCCTGATGATGACCGGCGCGGAGGGGCACGCCTGA